The segment CTTTTTACACAATGAACCTGACTAAGATCCAATCTCTCCCAATAATAGGTAGAGAATGGGAATATCAGTTTTATATTGATATTACTTTTTCAGATTACGAACAATATAAACAGGCGCTAAATGCCATAGCACCACTTACTAATGATCTTAAAATTTTAGGTGAATATGAAGAAGGACAGTACAATGTTTAAAATTCAGCCCGCTAACAGATTACATGATGTAAGCGAATACTATTTCTCAAAGAAGCTGAAAGAAATAGCAGAAATGAATGCAGAAGGGAAGAATGTTATAAGCTTGGGTATTGGTAGTCCAGATCTTCCTCCTACCAAACATGTGATAGATACTCTTTGCCATGAAGCTCAAAATACTCATAATCATGGATATCAACCCTATGTAGGGATTCCTGAATTACGCGAAGAGTTTTCTAAATGGTATAAGCATTGGTATGATGTTTCTCTTGATCCACAAAAAGAAATTCAACCACTTATCGGATCAAAAGAAGGAATATTGCACATTACTCTGGCTTTTGTAAACCCTGGAGAGCAAGTTCTTGTTCCTAATCCAGGATATCCTACTTATACTTCGTTGAGCAAGATTTTGGGTGCTGAGGTTATTCCCTATAACTTAGACGAAAACAATGGATGGATTCCTGATTTTGATGAACTTAGGAAAATGGACTTGAGTAAAGTAAAACTTATGTGGACTAATTATCCTAACATGCCTACAGGGGCAAATGCAACAAAAGAACTATTTAGCAAACTAGTAGAATTTGCTCGAGAAAATGGCATTATTGTAGTAAATGACAATCCTTACAGTTTTATTTTGAATAAAGAACCTCTTAGTATATTAAGCATACCAGGAGCTAAAGACTGCTGCATTGAACTAAATTCTATGAGCAAAAGTCACAATATGTCGGGATGGCGAATCGGAATGGTAGCCTCCAATGAACAATTCATCTCGTGGATACTTAAAGTAAAAAGTAATGTAGATAGTGGAATGTTCCGACCTATGCAATTAGCTGCTGCTGAAGCACTAAAAGTAGATATGGACTGGTATGCATATAATAATAAAAACTATAGTCGTAGAAGAGCTTTAGCTTCTAAAATTTTGGATGAGCTAGATTGCTCATACGACAGAAATCAAGTAGGATTATTCCTTTGGGGTAAAATCCCCAACTACTATGAGACTGTAGAGAGCCTAACGGAGTATTTATTACAAAAGGCTCATGTGTTTATTACACCTGGCTTTATATTTGGAAGCAATGGCAGTAGATATGTAAGATTATCTTTATGTTGTAATGAAGAACATCTCGAAGAGGCTCTTTTGAGAATCAGACATTTAAGAAGTAAGAAAAATTAATTTGACAATATAATAAAATGGAACTTGAATCAATTTTACTACCGGGAATTCCTGCAAAAAGACCAATGGTAATTGCAGGACCATGTAGTGCAGAAACAGAAGAACAGGTGTTATCAACAGCTCATAGTATTGCAGCTAAAGGTATTAAAATCTTTAGAGCTGGAATATGGAAACCGCGTACTAAACCAGGAGGATTCGAAGGTGTAGGTGTAGTGGGGCTACCTTGGTTGAAGAGGGTAAAAGAAGAAACTGGTATGTACATCTCCACAGAAGTGGCGACTGCTAAACATGCTTATGAAGCACTTAAGGCAGGAGTAGATATTCTTTGGATTGGAGCAAGAACTACAGCCAACCCTTTTGCTGTTCAAGAAATTGCAGATGCGCTAAAAGGGGTAGATATCCCTGTACTTGTGAAAAATCCTGTAAATCCTGACCTAGAGCTTTGGATAGGTGCTTTAGAAAGAATTCACAATGCTGGTATTAAAAAACTAGGTGCTATACACCGTGGATTTAGTAGTTATGAGAAAAAGATTTACCGTAACATACCTCAATGGCACATTCCTATTGAATTAAGAAGAAGAATTCCCGAACTGCCTATTCTCTGTGATCCTAGCCATATAGGTGGTAAACGTGAACTTATTGCTCCCATCAGCCAACAAGCAATGGATTTGAATTTTAATGGTTTAGTAATTGAAAGCCACTACAATCCTGAATGTGCATGGAGTGATGCTGCTCAACAAGTTACTCCTGATGTTTTGGACTATATCTTAAATTTATTGGTCATTAGAGAAGGAGTACAACAAACCACCGAAAATTTAAATATGCTCAGAAAGCAAATTGATGAGTGCGACAATGACCTTTTGGAAGTATTATCAAAGCGCATGAGAATTGCCAGAGAAATAGGAACTTATAAAAAAGAACATAACATGACAGTACTTCAAGCGAGCCGCTACAACGAAATCCTTAATAAAAGAGGAGAACAAGGTGAAACTTGTGCTATGTCGGCAAGCTTTATAAAAGATGTGTTCGAATCTATTCACGAAGAATCTGTTCGCCAACAAATGGAAATACTTAATAAACATAACTAATGAAAATACTTATTCTGGGAGCTGGTAAGATGGGCTCGTTTTTTAATGATGCATTAAGCTTTAAGCATGAAACAGCTGTTTACGAAACTAATCCTCAAAAACTAAGATTCGTATATAATACTTATCGCTTCACTACACTTAAGGAGATTGAAGAATTCAAACCAGAATTGGTAATAAATGCTGCAACTGTAAAGTATACAATTGATGCTTTCAACCAAGTAATTCCAGTGTTACCTAAAGATTGTATTCTTAGTGATATTGCATCTATAAAGAATGGGTTAAAAGATTTTTATAAAGAGTGTGGATTTCCTTTTGTTTCTACTCACCCCATGTTTGGTCCAACCTTTGCTACATTGTCAAATTTAAATAATGAAAGTGCCATTATTATAAGCGAAAGTGACCATCTAGGAAAAGTTTTTTTCAAAGATCTCTATAACACACTCGGTTTAAACATCTTCGAGTATTCTTTTGAAGAGCATGACGAAACAGCTGCTTATTCTCTATCTATACCTTTTGTTTCTTCTTTTGTTTTCTCTGCTGTTATGAGACATCAGGAGGCTCCGGGAACAACATTTAAGAAGCATATGGCGATAGCCAAAGGCGTATTAAGTGAAGATGATTTTCTCTTACAAGAAATCCTTTTCAACTCAAGAACTCCTAAGCAGATTGAAAAGATAATTGGGGAACTTGAAAGATTACATCAAATTATAGATAAAAAAGACTCAGAGAGTATGGCTCGATACCTCAGTGAAATTAGAGAGAAAATCAAATAATGGTTTTCTCTCTTTTATTTACCAATGATTAATATTCCGAATGAGAGAAATAGGAATAAAACAGCTATTTTTGTCTTTGAAGGAGATTCTTATAAAATGATTGATCAAGCTACTATAGATCGCATAATGAATGCAGCACAAATTGTTGATGTTGTATCAGAATTTGTTACACTTCGTAAAAGAGGTGTCAACTATATCGGTTTATGCCCTTTTCACGACGAGAAGACGCCCTCATTCAGTGTCTCACCATCAAAGCAGATTTGCAAATGCTTTAGTTGTGGAAAAGGAGGAAATGTCGTTCATTTCATTATGGAGCATGAGCAACTCAATTACTATGAAGCTCTAAAATTCCTAGCTAAGAAATACAATATCGAAATTCAGGAAAAGGAGCTGACTGCTGAACAGATTCAGGCTCGAAGTACCAGAGAAAGTATGTTTGTTGTCAATAACTTTGCTAGAGATTACTTCGCAGATATTTTAAAGAATCATCCCAATGGGAAAAGTATTGGGCTAGCTTATTTTAGACAAAGAGGGTTTAGAGATGACACTATTGCCAAGTTTCAACTTGGATACTCCATTGATGCCAGAAGTGGTTTAGCTAATGAAGCCCTAAAAAAAGGATTCAAAAAAGAATTTCTCGTAAAAACGGGGCTATGCTATGAAGCTGATAATGGAGATATCCACGACCGGTTTTGGAGTAGAGTGATCTTCCCCGTGCATACTCTTTCAGGAAAGGTTGTTGCATTTGGAGGAAGAACCTTAAATACAGAAAATAAGCGCATAGCTAAATACGTAAACTCTCCTGAGTCAGAAATATATACCAAGAGTAATGAGCTTTATGGAATATTCTTCGCTAAACAAGCTATTGTAAAAGCAGATAACTGCTTCTTAGTTGAAGGATATACAGATGTTATTTCTATGCATCAAGCAGGTGTAGAAAATGTCGTTTCATCTTCAGGAACAGCTTTAACCACAGGACAAATCAGATTAATTCACCGTTTCACTGATAATATCACAGTGCTTTATGATGGTGATATGGCAGGCATTAGGGCTTCTTTAAGAGGGATTGATATGCTTCTAGAAGAGGGAATGAATGTAAAAGTAGTTCTTTTACCAGACGGGGAAGATCCCGATTCATTCGCTCGGAAACAAAATGCAACCAGTTTTCAAGAATACATCCAGCAAAACGAAAAAGATTTTATTCGTTTCAAAACAAGTTTACTCATAGATGAAGCAGGTGAAGACCCAATTAAGAAAGCAGAACTAATAGCAGATATCGTTAAAAGTATATCGGTTATACCCGAAGCTATTATACGTTCCGTCTACATTAAAGAAACTAGTCAATTGCTCCACATTAGTGAAAATATTCTTGTTGCTGAAGTCACAAAACTTAAAAGAGAAGAGCTTAGCAAGAATAGACGAATCCTTAAAAGAGAAGAGGCTAAAGAAAAAGAGCAGCAAGAAGAAAAGAGTTCGTCACCTCGCACATCTTATATACCAACAGAAGGACAAGAGGGGCAAGAATTTTATAAGTTTGAGCGATTAATTATTCAAACAATAGTAAGGTATGGAAATCATGCCATCTGCAATATTGTCAATTCAGAAGGGGAAGAAGAAAGTATTAGTGTCATCGAATACATTATAAACGATTTACGACAAGATGAATTAG is part of the Bacteroides coprosuis DSM 18011 genome and harbors:
- a CDS encoding LL-diaminopimelate aminotransferase (COGs: COG0436 Aspartate/tyrosine/aromatic aminotransferase~InterPro IPR004839~KEGG: bfs:BF3716 putative aminotransferase~PFAM: Aminotransferase, class I/classII~PRIAM: LL-diaminopimelate aminotransferase~SPTR: Putative uncharacterized protein;~IMG reference gene:2504105790~PFAM: Aminotransferase class I and II) codes for the protein MKKDSTMFKIQPANRLHDVSEYYFSKKLKEIAEMNAEGKNVISLGIGSPDLPPTKHVIDTLCHEAQNTHNHGYQPYVGIPELREEFSKWYKHWYDVSLDPQKEIQPLIGSKEGILHITLAFVNPGEQVLVPNPGYPTYTSLSKILGAEVIPYNLDENNGWIPDFDELRKMDLSKVKLMWTNYPNMPTGANATKELFSKLVEFARENGIIVVNDNPYSFILNKEPLSILSIPGAKDCCIELNSMSKSHNMSGWRIGMVASNEQFISWILKVKSNVDSGMFRPMQLAAAEALKVDMDWYAYNNKNYSRRRALASKILDELDCSYDRNQVGLFLWGKIPNYYETVESLTEYLLQKAHVFITPGFIFGSNGSRYVRLSLCCNEEHLEEALLRIRHLRSKKN
- a CDS encoding 3-deoxy-7-phosphoheptulonate synthase (COGs: COG2876 3-deoxy-D-arabino-heptulosonate 7-phosphate (DAHP) synthase~InterPro IPR006218:IPR020822:IPR002701~KEGG: bfs:BF3717 putative chorismate mutase~PFAM: DAHP synthetase I/KDSA; Chorismate mutase, type II~PRIAM: 3-deoxy-7-phosphoheptulonate synthase~SMART: Chorismate mutase~SPTR: Putative uncharacterized protein;~IMG reference gene:2504105791~PFAM: Chorismate mutase type II; DAHP synthetase I family~TIGRFAM: phospho-2-dehydro-3-deoxyheptonate aldolase), which codes for MELESILLPGIPAKRPMVIAGPCSAETEEQVLSTAHSIAAKGIKIFRAGIWKPRTKPGGFEGVGVVGLPWLKRVKEETGMYISTEVATAKHAYEALKAGVDILWIGARTTANPFAVQEIADALKGVDIPVLVKNPVNPDLELWIGALERIHNAGIKKLGAIHRGFSSYEKKIYRNIPQWHIPIELRRRIPELPILCDPSHIGGKRELIAPISQQAMDLNFNGLVIESHYNPECAWSDAAQQVTPDVLDYILNLLVIREGVQQTTENLNMLRKQIDECDNDLLEVLSKRMRIAREIGTYKKEHNMTVLQASRYNEILNKRGEQGETCAMSASFIKDVFESIHEESVRQQMEILNKHN
- a CDS encoding DNA primase (COGs: COG0358 DNA primase~InterPro IPR006295:IPR002694:IPR013264:IPR006171~KEGG: bfs:BF3720 putative DNA primase~SPTR: DNA primase;~TIGRFAM: DNA primase, DnaG~IMG reference gene:2504105793~PFAM: Toprim domain; DNA primase catalytic core, N-terminal domain; CHC2 zinc finger; DnaB-helicase binding domain of primase~TIGRFAM: DNA primase, catalytic core) — translated: MINIPNERNRNKTAIFVFEGDSYKMIDQATIDRIMNAAQIVDVVSEFVTLRKRGVNYIGLCPFHDEKTPSFSVSPSKQICKCFSCGKGGNVVHFIMEHEQLNYYEALKFLAKKYNIEIQEKELTAEQIQARSTRESMFVVNNFARDYFADILKNHPNGKSIGLAYFRQRGFRDDTIAKFQLGYSIDARSGLANEALKKGFKKEFLVKTGLCYEADNGDIHDRFWSRVIFPVHTLSGKVVAFGGRTLNTENKRIAKYVNSPESEIYTKSNELYGIFFAKQAIVKADNCFLVEGYTDVISMHQAGVENVVSSSGTALTTGQIRLIHRFTDNITVLYDGDMAGIRASLRGIDMLLEEGMNVKVVLLPDGEDPDSFARKQNATSFQEYIQQNEKDFIRFKTSLLIDEAGEDPIKKAELIADIVKSISVIPEAIIRSVYIKETSQLLHISENILVAEVTKLKREELSKNRRILKREEAKEKEQQEEKSSSPRTSYIPTEGQEGQEFYKFERLIIQTIVRYGNHAICNIVNSEGEEESISVIEYIINDLRQDELEFYNPLHRTLLEESKRFIIEGHQGEISRFFLTHPNPEISRLAADLVSDKYQLSKYHTKSQTITTDEERLDELVPTLLINFKNALVLTEIKHSLQALQKPEIIRDPEKCNSLMEHYLELKQIQSVMAKKLGDRVIIPPSI
- a CDS encoding Prephenate dehydrogenase (COGs: COG0287 Prephenate dehydrogenase~InterPro IPR003099~KEGG: bfs:BF3718 putative prephenate dehydrogenase family protein~PFAM: Prephenate dehydrogenase~SPTR: Prephenate dehydratase;~IMG reference gene:2504105792~PFAM: Prephenate dehydrogenase), encoding MKILILGAGKMGSFFNDALSFKHETAVYETNPQKLRFVYNTYRFTTLKEIEEFKPELVINAATVKYTIDAFNQVIPVLPKDCILSDIASIKNGLKDFYKECGFPFVSTHPMFGPTFATLSNLNNESAIIISESDHLGKVFFKDLYNTLGLNIFEYSFEEHDETAAYSLSIPFVSSFVFSAVMRHQEAPGTTFKKHMAIAKGVLSEDDFLLQEILFNSRTPKQIEKIIGELERLHQIIDKKDSESMARYLSEIREKIK